Genomic DNA from Panthera leo isolate Ple1 chromosome A1, P.leo_Ple1_pat1.1, whole genome shotgun sequence:
GGCTCCAAAATACATAACAACTGAATGCCTCAGCATCTTCCTTCAGGGCCTGTGAAAGCATCTCAGCCACAACACACACATCTGAAATAGAAGGCCCCCTCAgacctgcccctctcctggtctTCTGGTAGCTTGTGCAGCATTCATCGTTTTCAAGCCAGAAACCTAGGCGTAATCTCTTAGCTGCTTCATTCCTGTTCAGCACCCCACACATCATCCATCAGCAAGCCTGGTCCTGCTACCAGTTCCTGAAATGATAATCCTGCTGCATTATCTGTGCCTCCTCTATCCCCTTGCTCAGCTGCCTAACTACAGCAGCCTCCCAAGTgatttctctcctccctgcctccacttaGGCCCCACCAAGTATTAGATACTCGACCTCACATGTGAATTGTTGAAGATAAATTTGGAGGATCTTAAGGAAGTTGGCAGCATGCTaaaatgtggattttaaaaagattactctGGCTATGGCATGGAGATTAAATTACTAGATACCAAGACTTGAGGCCAGAAGACTAGGAGACCATGGCACAAACAGTGAGACATGAGAAACAAAATACCATTTAGGCATCTGACCCAGTGCTCAGGGCTCCAGTCGTAAGTTAGCAAGACTGAGTTGGAGAAGGGATGAGGAAGGTGTTggcaaaaagtaaaaatgctcCTCTTTCCCttacaataaataataaagacacGAGTGCAGGTAAAATTCATCAAGAAGGTTgtgcagagtggggggggggggggggcggattccAAACCCTAGGGGAtaccaaatattaaaaagggaacagaaaaagtTATTCATGAAGGAGACTGAGAAGTAAAACTAgtagaaaagaggggcacctgggtggctcagtcggttaagcatccgacttcaactcaggtcactatttcacggttcatgggttcgagccccacatcaggctctgagctgacagctcggagcctggagcctgcttcggattctatgtctcctcctctctttgcccctcccctgctcatgccatgtctctccctgtctctcaataataaataaatgttaaaaaaaaatttttttttaactagtagaaaagaaaaagcagaatataCTATGTTCACCAAGCAGAGAGAATTTGTACACAGGTGAGAAAGGGAATGTCAGATAGGAATCTCAGACACAGTGAGatgcaaaggattttttttttttttaattgtcaagttggctaacatacagtgtatacagtgtagtcttggcttcgggagtattcccatgattcatcacttacaacacccagtgctcatcccaacaagtgccctcctcaatgcccatcacccattttccctcccccatcaaccctcagtttgttttctgtatttaagagtttcttatggtttgcctccctgtttgtaacttattttttccttcccttcccccatggtcttctgttaagtttctcattccacatacaagtgaaaacataggatatctgtctctctctatctgacTTACTTAGcgttaataccctccagttccagccacattgttgcaaatggcaaggtttcattcttttccattgccGAGTaataaaaagatttcattctttttcattgtatatataaaccacatcttctttatctattcatctgttgatggacatttgagctctttccataatttggctattgttgatagtgctgctataaacattggggtgcatgtgcccttacgaatcagcactcctgtatcctttggataaattcctagtagtgccattgctgggttgtagggtagttctatttttaatgttttgaggaacctccacacagttttccagagtagatgcaccagtttgcattcccaccaagagtacaAGGGAATTCCCCATAGGAGCCTTTTAAATAGTTACCTCTAGCCCAGGAGAAGATGCCAAACTAAATGCACAGCCATTCCCCTGGCAAAATTTAATATTCTCAACTGCATCCTCTCCCAATTTTAAGATTTGTTGAGttcaattctgttttgttttgtttttttccaccacTTTAGCACGTTAGGtctcttttacctttttatatttatacctGCCTTGTTTATCTTTGACTCTTTTCTACACTGTCTGCGTAGCCTCTTTTGCTTGATGCATGAGCAAGGCTGCCTTCCCAGCTTCACACACCTTTTTGGCATCATGCCTATCTCTGGCACCTCTGGATTAACTATAACATGTTCCTATTTGGACTGGCCATGAGTGTAATCACCCATTGATGAACTCCCATCACCCATGTAATGTCCTGTCCGGGAAGGTAACTTCAAGTGCTtgaatcgtgtgtgtgtgtgtgtgtgtgtgtgtgtgtgtgtgtgtgtgtcagacagagagagagagagagagagagagagagagagagagagataaggaattGAGAATATTTGACATTGTTCAGATCAGGAATATGTAAGTAATTAAGGAAAATTAGCAACATTTCATATATAATTCAGATGCCATCAGGAGTTTCTATAATTGGGCATGTTAATCTGCTTGTTGCAGAGAACACTTATGGTAGAAAAGAAAGTCTTATATTTAGCTGTAGgtagatatataattatatctaaTATAAAGGTATGTAACaataagggctcctgggtggctcagttggttaagtgtctgacttcagctcaggtcatgagttcacggttcatgggttcaagccccatgtcgggctctgtgctgacagctcagagtctagagcctgatttggattctgtgtctccttctctctctgcccctcccctgctcacgctctgtctctctcaaaattaaacattaaaaaaataaagaggtatagaatacatatttttaaatcctgtGGTAAATGCTATAATAAGGGGAATGGAGTGTGGAAACTCAGTCAAGAAAGGACTCCGTTAACTTCTGAACTGAATCTGAAGTATACAAAGGAATTTGGCATGAGGGAAAGTAGAAAGGACTACAGATACAGATTACGCACAATGAAGAGAAaggttatgaaaataattttggagtCTTTCATGGCTTTGGACTCTGATCCCAGACTGCCTTTCTGAACTCATGCTCCCCTGGTCACTCCTACACTCACCTTCTTTAAATaggtttgttttattcttttctccacACTAGTACTTCAGTTCCCAttgattctttttctgtattgCTTAAATCTTAACGTTTTCCTCTTCTTATGTTTTCCTCTTATGTTTGGCCAGATACCAAGACCTTATTTAAATACCATCAATACTTATTTATTATCTACAGTTGGTCTCAGTAACCAAATACTGTATCACAAAAAACATCTTtagttttttcttcccctccaggGTGGAAGGGCAGTCACAAAACCACGAAGTCAACTCAAACACAAGATTCTTCCTTCCAAGAGCTGATAATGAGAAGATCCAAAAGGAATGGACCCTGGGACTTTAAATCAGAAAAACCCTGCATTTATGAATACAGAGTagagaaaaggcaagagaaaaaagaaagtgtccAGACAATTTTAGTCACCCACAAAAAAATCCTTGCTGTagaaaaaagccataaaaatgctGAATTTGGCCAAAACTTCAGTCCAAAGTCAGTCCTTGTTAAGCAACAGATGGTCCCCAGAGAAGAAACACCACCAAAATGTGAAATACAAGGAAACCGCTTCAAACAGAATCCGTATTTACTTAATCAGCCAAAAATCAACACAGCAGAGAAACGCTATAAATGTAGTATATGTGAAAAAACCTTCATTAACACTTCATCCCTTCGCAAGCATGAGAAAAACCACAGTggagagaaattatttaaatgtaaagaatgttCAAAAGCCTTTAACCAAAGTTCAGCTCTCATTCAACATCAAATaactcatactggagagaagccctatgtgtgtaaagaatgtgggaaagccttcactCTTAGTACATCCCTTTATAAACACCTAAGAACCCATACTGTGGAGAAATCCTATAGATGTAAAGAGTGTGGTAAATCCTTCAGCAAGAGATCTGGCCTTTTTATACATCAAAAAATCCACGCTCGAGAAAATCCCCATAAATATAATCCAGGTAGGAAGGCATCTGGCCTTCCTGGATGTCAGAGAATTCACCTCAGAAAGAAGTCCTATTTATGCAATGAATGTGGCAACACCTTCAAGTCTAGTTCATCCCTTCGTTATCATCAGAGgattcacacaggagagaaaccttttAAGTGTAGTGAATGTGGGAGAGCCTTCAGTCAGAGCGCATCTCTTATTCAGCATGaaagaattcacactggagaaaagccCTATCGATGCAACGAATGTGGAAAAGGTTTTACTTCGATTTCCCGACTGAACAGACACCGAATTATTCATACTGGTGAGAAGTTTTATAACTGTAATGAATGTGGTAAAGCCTTAAGTTCCCACTCAACGCTGATCATCCATGaaagaattcacactggagagaaaccatgTAAATGTAAAgtgtgtgggaaagccttcaggcAGAGTTCAGCCC
This window encodes:
- the ZNF354A gene encoding zinc finger protein 354A isoform X1; this encodes MAIGQREARSQVSLTFEDVAVLFTRDEWRKLGPFQRNLYQDVMLENYSNLVSLGLLFSKPKVISLLQQGEDPWKVEKESPGGPSLGWKGSHKTTKSTQTQDSSFQELIMRRSKRNGPWDFKSEKPCIYEYRVEKRQEKKESVQTILVTHKKILAVEKSHKNAEFGQNFSPKSVLVKQQMVPREETPPKCEIQGNRFKQNPYLLNQPKINTAEKRYKCSICEKTFINTSSLRKHEKNHSGEKLFKCKECSKAFNQSSALIQHQITHTGEKPYVCKECGKAFTLSTSLYKHLRTHTVEKSYRCKECGKSFSKRSGLFIHQKIHARENPHKYNPGRKASGLPGCQRIHLRKKSYLCNECGNTFKSSSSLRYHQRIHTGEKPFKCSECGRAFSQSASLIQHERIHTGEKPYRCNECGKGFTSISRLNRHRIIHTGEKFYNCNECGKALSSHSTLIIHERIHTGEKPCKCKVCGKAFRQSSALIQHQRMHTGERPYKCNECGKTFRCNSSLSNHQRIHTGEKPYRCEECGISFGQSSALIQHRRIHTGEKPFKCNTCGKTFRQSSSRIAHQRIHTGEKPYECNTCGKLFNHRSSLTNHYKIHIEENP
- the ZNF354A gene encoding zinc finger protein 354A isoform X2; the protein is MLENYSNLVSLGLLFSKPKVISLLQQGEDPWKVEKESPGGPSLGWKGSHKTTKSTQTQDSSFQELIMRRSKRNGPWDFKSEKPCIYEYRVEKRQEKKESVQTILVTHKKILAVEKSHKNAEFGQNFSPKSVLVKQQMVPREETPPKCEIQGNRFKQNPYLLNQPKINTAEKRYKCSICEKTFINTSSLRKHEKNHSGEKLFKCKECSKAFNQSSALIQHQITHTGEKPYVCKECGKAFTLSTSLYKHLRTHTVEKSYRCKECGKSFSKRSGLFIHQKIHARENPHKYNPGRKASGLPGCQRIHLRKKSYLCNECGNTFKSSSSLRYHQRIHTGEKPFKCSECGRAFSQSASLIQHERIHTGEKPYRCNECGKGFTSISRLNRHRIIHTGEKFYNCNECGKALSSHSTLIIHERIHTGEKPCKCKVCGKAFRQSSALIQHQRMHTGERPYKCNECGKTFRCNSSLSNHQRIHTGEKPYRCEECGISFGQSSALIQHRRIHTGEKPFKCNTCGKTFRQSSSRIAHQRIHTGEKPYECNTCGKLFNHRSSLTNHYKIHIEENP